The Blastocatellia bacterium genome includes a window with the following:
- a CDS encoding ATP-binding protein: MNQEPERNDPLPSSADRASSPALSLERGPVGERKLMAIPPRPERLEDTGLNRDLILQLMVKTLYYGGELTGAEVAERLRLPYLILDELFQFLRNEKLCEVKGVAGIEKSSYRYGLSSLGRERAREYLEISHYVGAAPVPLDQYTEIVKKQSLFNFEIDRETLLRGLSHLVVPDQVVDELGPAINSGHSIFIYGAPGNGKSIISEAVGLAFAQGGEIFIPHALEVGGQIIKVFNPVDHVPVEDDSPNERSSAKRLVYDRRWILCQRPTVFVGGELTLDMLDLHLNPISKYYEAPPQMKANGGVFIIDDLGRQLVRPRDLLNRWIVPLEKRVDYFTLHTGEKFPVPFDTLVIFATNIEPEELVDEAFFRRIRFKVRIHNPTQPMYEEIFRRYCEAKGLDYDPEIVRFLWDEYYRKYNLEPRSCHPRDLIDQVISIAKFTRQPIKLTKEMMVKACRSYFVVGESAEPIRLEASKKPSEKSWTDLVTLFEEMVDRTSKKRPAEDASAS, encoded by the coding sequence ATGAACCAGGAGCCAGAGAGAAACGATCCCCTTCCATCCTCTGCTGATCGCGCGTCCTCTCCGGCGCTTTCCCTCGAACGGGGGCCTGTCGGAGAGAGAAAACTCATGGCCATACCGCCCCGGCCCGAACGACTCGAAGATACCGGTCTCAACCGCGATCTCATTCTCCAGCTTATGGTCAAAACTCTCTACTATGGCGGAGAGTTGACCGGCGCCGAGGTGGCCGAGCGATTGCGTCTTCCCTATCTCATTCTCGACGAGCTGTTTCAGTTTCTGCGCAATGAAAAGCTGTGCGAGGTGAAGGGAGTCGCCGGGATCGAGAAGAGTTCCTACCGCTATGGGTTGAGTTCGCTCGGACGTGAGCGCGCCCGCGAATACCTCGAGATCAGTCACTATGTGGGTGCGGCTCCGGTGCCGCTCGATCAGTACACCGAGATCGTGAAGAAGCAATCGCTCTTTAACTTCGAGATTGATCGGGAAACGCTCCTGCGGGGATTGTCGCATCTGGTCGTGCCCGATCAGGTGGTGGACGAACTGGGACCGGCGATCAACTCTGGCCATTCCATCTTCATCTACGGTGCACCCGGAAACGGCAAGAGCATCATCTCCGAAGCCGTGGGCCTGGCTTTCGCACAAGGGGGAGAGATTTTCATCCCCCACGCGCTGGAGGTGGGCGGGCAGATCATCAAGGTTTTCAATCCGGTTGATCACGTTCCCGTCGAGGACGACAGCCCCAACGAGCGTTCATCCGCGAAGCGTCTCGTTTATGATCGCCGCTGGATTTTGTGTCAGCGGCCCACGGTCTTTGTCGGCGGCGAGCTGACGCTCGATATGCTCGATCTCCATCTCAATCCCATCTCCAAGTACTACGAAGCACCTCCTCAGATGAAAGCCAACGGCGGCGTCTTCATCATTGATGATCTCGGTCGGCAGCTCGTTCGTCCGCGCGATCTGCTCAATCGCTGGATCGTGCCGCTGGAGAAGCGGGTGGACTACTTCACCCTTCACACGGGCGAGAAATTTCCCGTTCCCTTCGATACGCTCGTCATCTTCGCCACCAACATCGAGCCCGAGGAGTTGGTGGATGAGGCGTTCTTCCGTCGAATTCGCTTCAAAGTACGCATCCACAATCCCACCCAGCCGATGTACGAGGAGATCTTCCGACGCTACTGCGAAGCCAAAGGACTCGACTACGATCCCGAGATCGTCCGCTTCCTCTGGGATGAGTACTACCGGAAGTACAACCTCGAGCCTCGAAGCTGCCATCCTCGGGATTTGATTGATCAGGTGATCAGCATTGCCAAGTTCACCCGTCAGCCGATCAAGCTCACCAAGGAGATGATGGTCAAAGCCTGCCGCAGCTACTTCGTCGTTGGCGAGAGCGCCGAGCCGATCCGGCTGGAGGCGTCAAAGAAACCGAGCGAGAAATCCTGGACCGATCTGGTCACTCTCTTCGAGGAGATGGTGGATCGCACGTCGAAGAAGCGTCCGGCTGAAGACGCATCGGCATCGTAA